One part of the uncultured Celeribacter sp. genome encodes these proteins:
- a CDS encoding YraN family protein — MALDFAGGFSEWDAVASQAVAAPGVRSARQRRGARAEAFGRSAEDSVARRYLAGGYDLAETRWRGPAGEIDLIFRNGDLFVFVEVKASKTHARAAAHLSPRQQSRLCASAEDYIGRQPAGLLTEMRIDVALVDGTGSIEILENALM; from the coding sequence GTGGCATTGGATTTTGCTGGAGGGTTTTCTGAATGGGACGCTGTCGCGTCCCAAGCTGTTGCTGCACCGGGCGTGAGATCTGCACGCCAGCGACGCGGTGCACGCGCCGAAGCCTTCGGGCGCAGTGCGGAAGACAGTGTTGCCCGTCGCTATCTGGCTGGGGGATATGATCTGGCGGAAACACGCTGGCGCGGGCCCGCCGGGGAAATTGACCTGATTTTTCGGAATGGCGATCTTTTCGTTTTTGTGGAGGTCAAGGCCTCGAAAACCCACGCGCGGGCGGCAGCCCATCTTTCGCCGCGCCAGCAATCCCGTTTGTGTGCCTCGGCGGAAGATTACATCGGGCGGCAACCCGCCGGATTGCTCACGGAGATGCGGATCGATGTGGCGCTTGTCGATGGGACGGGCAGCATCGAAATTCTGGAAAACGCATTGATGTAA
- the gshB gene encoding glutathione synthase has protein sequence MPLKVAIQMDPIGPININADSTFRIMEEAQARGHELFYYTPDKLAFQEGRVTARGWPVDVRRVEGNHYTLGEMKEVDLGSYDVVWLRQDPPFDMGYITTTHLLELITPGTLVVNDPFWVRNYPEKLLVLRFPDLTPPTTIARDLETIRAFKETHGDIILKPLYGNGGAGVFRLDPNDRNLSSLHELFTGLSREPMIVQKFLPDVAQGDKRVILVDGEPVGAINRVPQKGETRSNMHVGGRPEKVALTERDREICDRIGPLLKEKGQIFVGIDVIGSYLTEINVTSPTGIQELERFDGTNAAGLIWDAIEAKRV, from the coding sequence TTGCCTTTGAAAGTCGCGATCCAGATGGACCCGATCGGTCCGATCAACATCAATGCCGACAGCACGTTCCGGATCATGGAAGAGGCGCAGGCGCGCGGTCATGAGCTGTTTTATTACACCCCCGACAAGCTGGCCTTTCAAGAAGGTCGTGTGACGGCGCGTGGCTGGCCGGTTGACGTGCGTCGGGTCGAAGGGAATCATTACACGCTGGGAGAGATGAAAGAGGTCGATCTGGGAAGCTATGATGTGGTTTGGCTGCGACAGGACCCCCCGTTCGACATGGGGTATATCACCACCACGCATTTGCTCGAACTGATCACCCCCGGCACGCTGGTGGTCAATGATCCGTTCTGGGTGCGCAACTATCCCGAGAAACTTCTGGTGCTGCGTTTTCCGGATCTGACGCCGCCGACCACGATTGCGCGCGACCTCGAGACCATCCGCGCCTTCAAGGAAACGCACGGCGACATCATTTTGAAACCGCTCTATGGCAACGGCGGCGCAGGGGTGTTCCGTCTGGATCCGAACGACCGCAACCTGTCCTCGTTGCATGAGTTGTTCACCGGGTTGTCGCGGGAACCGATGATCGTGCAGAAATTCCTGCCGGATGTGGCGCAGGGCGACAAACGTGTGATCCTAGTGGACGGAGAACCTGTGGGGGCGATCAACCGGGTGCCGCAGAAAGGGGAGACCCGTTCGAACATGCATGTCGGCGGTCGTCCGGAGAAGGTTGCGCTGACAGAGCGCGATCGGGAAATCTGTGACCGCATCGGGCCGTTGCTCAAGGAAAAGGGTCAGATTTTCGTCGGGATCGATGTGATTGGGTCGTATCTGACTGAGATCAACGTGACTTCGCCCACCGGCATTCAGGAACTGGAGCGCTTTGACGGCACCAATGCCGCAGGGTTGATCTGGGATGCGATTGAGGCCAAACGCGTGTGA
- a CDS encoding alpha/beta hydrolase — MSWQARGLTLWLRRHERPVLARLTSVPYQRRRFERQARLFPKLRRRVRAETVQLAGLSCLRILPRAGATARFRLLYLHGGAYIMGSARTHRGLAAQLADLVGCEVLVPDYRLAPEHPFPAAFEDGCALAAALQQDGMPLVLGGDSAGGGLCLALLGHLCRGGTPPLGAIAFSPWTDLTLTGDSLRRNAGTEVLLPIERIVEVRDWYSAGADLTDPRLSPLFATFPAPPPVQIQWSDSEALADDAARMVQHLRAAGGTVRAEVYPGLPHVWQMFAGGLPEAGQALRATAAFLNGLTSEPEGADVADHPTAADVIR, encoded by the coding sequence GTGAGCTGGCAGGCGCGGGGTCTGACGCTCTGGTTGCGACGCCATGAACGGCCTGTGCTCGCCCGGCTGACCTCTGTGCCCTATCAGCGGCGGCGTTTTGAGCGTCAGGCCCGGCTGTTTCCGAAATTGCGGCGTCGGGTGCGGGCAGAGACGGTTCAGTTGGCTGGTTTGTCCTGTCTGCGCATTCTGCCCCGCGCCGGGGCGACGGCACGCTTTCGCCTGCTCTATCTGCATGGCGGGGCCTATATCATGGGCTCTGCGCGCACGCATCGCGGACTGGCGGCGCAGCTGGCAGATCTGGTGGGCTGCGAAGTTCTGGTGCCCGATTACCGTCTGGCCCCCGAACATCCCTTTCCGGCGGCGTTCGAGGATGGCTGTGCGTTGGCCGCGGCTTTGCAACAGGATGGGATGCCGTTGGTTTTGGGGGGTGACAGTGCTGGCGGTGGATTGTGTCTGGCGCTGCTGGGGCATCTTTGCCGCGGGGGCACGCCGCCGCTTGGAGCTATTGCTTTTTCGCCATGGACCGATCTCACGCTGACCGGTGATAGCTTGAGGCGCAATGCGGGCACCGAGGTCTTGCTGCCGATTGAGCGGATCGTCGAGGTACGGGACTGGTACTCGGCCGGGGCCGATCTCACGGATCCGCGTCTGTCGCCCCTTTTCGCCACATTTCCTGCGCCACCCCCTGTGCAGATCCAATGGAGCGATAGCGAAGCATTGGCGGATGATGCCGCACGCATGGTCCAGCATCTGCGGGCCGCCGGAGGAACCGTTCGGGCCGAGGTTTATCCCGGCCTGCCGCATGTCTGGCAGATGTTTGCCGGTGGCCTGCCAGAGGCGGGGCAGGCGTTGCGCGCTACCGCGGCGTTTCTGAACGGTCTGACGTCAGAGCCGGAGGGGGCGGATGTTGCGGATCATCCAACGGCTGCGGACGTGATCCGGTAA
- a CDS encoding YifB family Mg chelatase-like AAA ATPase: MVARTFSVAFEGVDAKRVEVQCAIAPGLPSFTIVGLPDKAVSEAKERVRAALSAMQIALPSKRLVINLSPADLPKVGSHFDLPIAIAILAATGLIPEEKANETLSLGELALDGSLVAVNGALPAALTAAELNCVLACPEGCGAEAAWVGATPVYAARTLAQLLRHFTGDAPLHEATPGEVHLPEHHRDLRDVKGQERAKRALEIAAAGAHHFLMIGTPGSGKSMLATRLPTILPPLSAQEALETSIIHSLAGLLDDGGISRERPFREPHHTASMAAIVGGGRGAQPGEISLAHNGVLFLDEIPEFPRTVLETLRQPIETGQVMVARANAHMRYPAQFMLVAAANPCKCGYLPDPARACARVPLCGTDYLGRISGPLMDRFDLRLEVPPVQFQDLDLPASGDSSATVAARISAARARQTERFKDSPLRVNAHIEGKLLDQVAAPDAEGRAMLSQAAEKLGLSARGFHRVLRVARTIADLAEERDVRAPHVAEALSYRITSAAVG; the protein is encoded by the coding sequence ATGGTCGCACGCACATTCAGCGTCGCTTTCGAAGGCGTGGACGCCAAACGCGTCGAGGTGCAATGCGCCATCGCGCCCGGTCTGCCGAGCTTCACCATTGTCGGCCTGCCCGACAAAGCCGTCTCTGAGGCCAAGGAACGCGTCCGCGCCGCCCTGAGCGCGATGCAGATCGCCCTGCCCTCCAAACGGCTGGTGATCAACCTGTCACCCGCAGACTTACCCAAGGTTGGGTCGCATTTCGACCTGCCCATCGCCATTGCCATTCTCGCCGCAACCGGCCTGATCCCCGAGGAAAAGGCCAATGAAACCCTGTCGTTGGGCGAACTGGCGCTTGATGGATCGTTGGTGGCGGTGAATGGCGCCCTGCCCGCGGCCCTCACAGCCGCAGAGCTGAACTGCGTGCTGGCCTGCCCAGAGGGCTGCGGGGCAGAGGCGGCATGGGTCGGGGCCACGCCCGTCTATGCCGCGCGAACTCTGGCACAGCTCCTGCGGCATTTCACTGGGGACGCTCCCCTGCACGAGGCCACGCCCGGCGAAGTCCACCTACCCGAGCATCACCGCGACCTGCGCGATGTCAAAGGCCAAGAAAGAGCCAAACGGGCGCTGGAGATCGCCGCGGCAGGAGCCCATCATTTTCTGATGATCGGCACGCCGGGCTCCGGAAAATCCATGCTTGCCACCCGCCTGCCCACCATCCTGCCGCCGCTGAGCGCACAGGAGGCGCTTGAAACCTCGATCATCCATTCTCTCGCCGGGCTGCTCGACGACGGAGGCATTTCGCGCGAACGACCCTTTCGTGAACCTCACCACACAGCCTCCATGGCGGCCATCGTCGGTGGTGGGCGTGGTGCACAACCCGGCGAGATTTCTCTGGCCCATAACGGCGTACTGTTTCTCGATGAAATCCCCGAATTTCCGCGCACCGTCCTGGAAACCCTGCGTCAGCCGATCGAAACCGGGCAGGTGATGGTGGCACGCGCCAATGCCCATATGCGCTACCCGGCCCAGTTCATGCTGGTCGCCGCAGCCAACCCCTGCAAATGCGGCTATCTTCCTGACCCCGCGCGCGCCTGTGCCCGCGTGCCGCTGTGTGGGACAGATTACCTTGGCCGCATTTCAGGTCCGCTGATGGACCGTTTCGACCTACGACTGGAGGTCCCCCCAGTGCAGTTTCAGGATCTCGATCTGCCCGCCAGCGGCGACAGCTCTGCCACCGTAGCCGCCCGCATCTCTGCGGCGCGCGCCCGTCAGACGGAGCGATTCAAGGACAGCCCATTGCGCGTCAACGCGCATATCGAAGGCAAGCTGTTGGATCAGGTTGCTGCTCCGGACGCGGAAGGCCGCGCCATGCTGTCTCAGGCCGCCGAAAAACTGGGGCTTTCAGCGCGGGGCTTTCACCGGGTCTTGCGGGTTGCCCGCACGATTGCCGATCTCGCCGAAGAGCGCGACGTGCGGGCCCCACATGTGGCCGAAGCGCTGAGTTACCGGATCACGTCCGCAGCCGTTGGATGA
- a CDS encoding glutathione S-transferase: protein MPQQDTSSPHYDLFIGDKAFSSWSLRGWLLFEKFDIPVTCHMTGLYTGSLAADLAPLAPARFVPTARTPEGWVIGESIALAETLAERHPDRQLWPADPAARIYARWLVAEMHAGFTALRGACPMQLFHVYQGFAVSEAVKADLARLETVLTHAFDHFAGDGPWLFGTYSVVDAFYAPVAARIIGYGLPVSERLRCYVYAHLADPAFQAWRTDGIRANYDPMPYALDLPTADWPAPSAQD, encoded by the coding sequence ATGCCCCAGCAAGACACCAGCAGCCCGCACTACGACCTGTTCATCGGCGACAAAGCTTTTTCAAGCTGGTCGCTGCGCGGATGGCTCCTGTTCGAAAAATTCGACATTCCTGTCACCTGTCATATGACGGGCCTCTACACCGGGTCTCTGGCCGCTGATCTGGCTCCGCTTGCCCCTGCCCGTTTCGTACCCACGGCACGCACTCCCGAAGGCTGGGTCATCGGCGAAAGCATCGCCCTGGCCGAAACTCTTGCAGAGCGTCATCCCGATCGCCAGCTCTGGCCCGCCGATCCCGCAGCGCGCATCTATGCCCGCTGGCTGGTCGCCGAAATGCACGCGGGGTTCACGGCTCTGCGTGGCGCATGCCCAATGCAGCTTTTCCACGTCTATCAAGGGTTTGCGGTCTCGGAGGCGGTCAAAGCCGATCTGGCGCGCCTTGAAACCGTACTGACACATGCCTTCGATCACTTCGCTGGGGACGGCCCTTGGCTGTTCGGCACCTATAGCGTTGTAGATGCGTTTTATGCACCGGTCGCCGCGCGCATCATCGGCTATGGTCTGCCGGTTTCCGAACGGCTGCGTTGCTATGTCTATGCGCATCTGGCCGACCCCGCGTTTCAGGCCTGGCGGACTGACGGCATACGGGCAAACTATGACCCCATGCCCTATGCGCTGGATCTTCCAACCGCCGATTGGCCCGCGCCTTCCGCACAGGATTAA
- a CDS encoding histidine phosphatase family protein has translation MSRLWLIRHGPTHAKAFVGWTDLPADLSDRNGLSRLSAALPQVPVISSDLDRAVKTADAIMGTRPRLSHDPRLRETHFGSWENRKWSDLSTIEQEDARAVFDTPGDTRPPGGESWNQLSARVQAAAADLPGETIIVAHMGVIMALLQYALGGAPQRALAQTLEPLSCTIIDRADNGAASWHAAGINHLY, from the coding sequence ATGAGCCGACTGTGGCTCATCCGTCATGGGCCAACCCATGCAAAAGCCTTCGTCGGTTGGACCGATCTGCCAGCCGATCTGTCCGATCGCAATGGCCTATCCCGCCTGTCTGCCGCCCTGCCGCAGGTGCCCGTGATCTCTTCGGACCTCGACCGCGCCGTCAAGACAGCCGACGCGATCATGGGCACGCGCCCGCGCCTTTCCCATGACCCCCGCCTGCGGGAAACCCACTTTGGAAGCTGGGAAAACCGCAAGTGGTCGGATCTCTCCACAATCGAACAAGAAGACGCGCGCGCCGTTTTCGACACACCCGGCGACACCCGACCGCCGGGCGGGGAAAGCTGGAACCAGCTGTCCGCCCGCGTGCAAGCCGCCGCCGCCGACCTGCCCGGCGAAACGATCATCGTCGCGCATATGGGCGTGATCATGGCCTTGTTGCAGTACGCGCTCGGGGGCGCACCCCAACGAGCACTTGCTCAGACCCTCGAGCCGCTGTCCTGCACGATCATCGACCGCGCCGACAACGGCGCAGCCTCATGGCACGCCGCAGGCATCAATCACCTCTACTGA
- the cobU gene encoding bifunctional adenosylcobinamide kinase/adenosylcobinamide-phosphate guanylyltransferase: protein MTFSFTNMCNSFTLLVGGAASGKSDIAEKICCDSGLDKFYLATARVFDNEMRTKIAHHRTARGESWCTIEEPFAAARIISERRTGEILLMDCATLWLTNHLLAEHDIAAQTRDLLSAIAATPAQIVIVTNEVGQGIVPENALARRFRNAQGRLNRNLAAQAKTVVGVMAGLPFALKGPLPEALR from the coding sequence ATGACTTTTAGTTTCACGAACATGTGCAATTCTTTCACACTCCTGGTCGGAGGCGCCGCGTCCGGAAAATCCGATATCGCGGAAAAAATATGCTGTGACAGTGGGTTGGATAAGTTCTACTTGGCCACGGCTCGGGTGTTTGATAACGAAATGCGCACAAAGATTGCGCACCATCGCACAGCCAGAGGCGAAAGTTGGTGCACAATCGAGGAACCCTTCGCCGCCGCCCGCATCATTTCCGAGCGCCGCACCGGGGAAATCCTACTGATGGACTGCGCCACGCTCTGGCTCACGAACCATCTGCTGGCCGAACATGACATCGCCGCACAGACCCGCGATCTGCTCTCAGCCATCGCCGCGACACCCGCTCAGATCGTGATTGTGACCAATGAAGTCGGTCAGGGGATCGTGCCCGAAAATGCGCTGGCGCGGCGATTTCGAAACGCCCAGGGGCGCCTCAACCGCAACCTGGCGGCGCAGGCGAAAACGGTCGTCGGCGTCATGGCGGGCCTACCCTTTGCCCTCAAGGGCCCATTACCCGAGGCTCTGAGATGA
- a CDS encoding RNA polymerase factor sigma-32 — MALDMTVYPDSLPRRAMKAEMLDAETEIELARAWRDHRDEAALHRLVTAYMRLAISMAAKFKRYGAPMNDLIQEAGLGLMKAADRFDPDRGVRFSTYAVWWIKASVQDYVMRNWSLVRTGSTSSQKSLFFNMRRVQARLEREAAGRGEQLDHDQLLQMIAMDLGVPLRDVEMMDGRLSGSDFSLNAQQSGDEDGREWIETLADDGENTAELVGEAHDQKQMNLWLTDAMDVLNARERFILRERKLSEEPRTLESLGEELSLSKERVRQLEAGALVKMRKTLERHGEALTLLLN; from the coding sequence ATGGCACTCGATATGACTGTATACCCAGACAGTTTGCCGCGCCGGGCAATGAAGGCAGAAATGCTGGATGCGGAGACGGAAATAGAACTGGCACGCGCCTGGCGAGATCATCGCGATGAGGCTGCGCTGCACCGTCTTGTGACGGCCTATATGCGGCTGGCGATTTCCATGGCGGCAAAGTTCAAACGCTACGGCGCGCCAATGAACGATCTGATTCAGGAAGCGGGCCTTGGGCTGATGAAAGCGGCTGACAGGTTCGATCCGGATCGCGGTGTGCGGTTCTCGACCTATGCCGTCTGGTGGATCAAGGCGTCGGTGCAGGACTACGTGATGCGCAACTGGTCGCTGGTGCGCACCGGCTCGACCTCTTCGCAGAAATCGCTGTTCTTCAACATGCGCCGGGTGCAGGCGCGCCTTGAACGTGAGGCGGCAGGCCGCGGGGAACAGCTCGACCATGACCAATTGCTGCAGATGATTGCCATGGATCTTGGCGTGCCGCTGCGCGATGTGGAGATGATGGACGGGCGTCTCTCCGGCTCGGATTTCTCACTGAATGCCCAGCAATCCGGTGACGAAGATGGCCGGGAATGGATCGAAACACTGGCTGATGACGGCGAAAACACTGCTGAGCTGGTGGGCGAAGCGCATGACCAGAAACAGATGAACCTCTGGCTGACGGATGCGATGGATGTGCTCAATGCGCGTGAGCGATTCATTCTGCGCGAACGCAAGTTGTCAGAGGAGCCGCGCACGCTGGAAAGCCTTGGCGAAGAATTGTCCCTGTCGAAAGAGCGGGTGCGCCAGCTTGAGGCCGGGGCGCTTGTCAAAATGCGCAAGACGCTGGAACGCCATGGTGAGGCGCTGACGCTTCTGCTCAACTGA
- the coaBC gene encoding bifunctional phosphopantothenoylcysteine decarboxylase/phosphopantothenate--cysteine ligase CoaBC — MLNDKVILLIIGGGIAAFKSLDLIRRLRDEGARVVPVLTKAAEEFVTPLSVSALSAEKVYRELFDLTDEAEMGHIELSRAADLVVVSPATADLLGKMANGLANDLASTLLMATDTQVLVAPAMNVRMWEHPATQRNVATLKADGVLFVGPEEGTMACGEFGPGRLSETPDIIGAIRAALTDGPLRGKHVLVTSGPTHEPIDPVRYIANRSSGAQGAAIAAALRDMGAAVSFVTGPADVPPPSGVNVIRVETAREMLDAVTQALPADVAVFAAAVADWRVSSASASKIKKKKGKLPVLEFSENPDILATVSQMTEGRPRLVVGFAAETDDVVAHATAKRLRKGCDWIVANDVTPSTGIMGGAENTVTLINDRGVEDWPRMGKDDVARQLAHRIADALSTH; from the coding sequence ATGCTGAACGACAAGGTAATTCTATTGATCATCGGTGGCGGTATTGCCGCCTTCAAGTCTCTTGATCTGATCCGGCGGCTTCGCGATGAGGGCGCACGTGTTGTGCCGGTGCTCACCAAAGCCGCAGAGGAATTCGTGACCCCTCTGTCGGTGTCCGCGCTGTCTGCCGAAAAAGTCTACCGCGAATTGTTCGATCTGACCGATGAAGCCGAAATGGGGCACATCGAATTGAGCCGCGCGGCGGATCTGGTCGTGGTGTCACCTGCGACAGCGGACCTGTTGGGCAAGATGGCCAATGGGTTGGCCAATGATCTTGCATCCACCCTGCTGATGGCAACCGATACGCAGGTGCTGGTGGCCCCGGCGATGAATGTGCGCATGTGGGAACATCCAGCGACGCAACGCAACGTGGCGACACTGAAAGCCGACGGCGTTCTGTTCGTGGGGCCTGAAGAAGGCACCATGGCCTGTGGTGAATTCGGGCCGGGACGTTTGTCGGAAACCCCGGATATCATCGGGGCGATCCGCGCGGCGCTGACAGATGGACCGTTGCGCGGCAAACATGTTCTTGTCACGTCCGGGCCGACCCATGAGCCGATTGATCCGGTGCGCTACATCGCCAACCGCTCCTCTGGGGCGCAGGGCGCGGCGATTGCGGCTGCGCTGAGGGACATGGGCGCCGCGGTGAGCTTTGTGACCGGTCCGGCCGATGTGCCGCCGCCTTCGGGGGTCAATGTGATCCGGGTCGAAACCGCGCGAGAGATGCTGGATGCGGTGACGCAAGCGCTGCCTGCGGATGTCGCAGTCTTTGCCGCCGCCGTCGCAGATTGGCGCGTCAGCAGCGCCAGTGCATCGAAAATCAAAAAGAAAAAGGGCAAGCTGCCCGTTCTGGAATTTTCCGAAAATCCCGACATTTTGGCCACGGTGAGCCAGATGACCGAAGGCCGGCCCCGGCTGGTGGTCGGCTTCGCCGCTGAAACCGATGACGTAGTCGCTCATGCCACGGCAAAACGGTTACGCAAGGGATGCGACTGGATTGTCGCCAATGATGTCACGCCTTCTACGGGAATCATGGGCGGGGCGGAAAATACTGTCACGCTGATCAACGACCGGGGCGTTGAAGACTGGCCGCGCATGGGCAAGGATGACGTCGCCCGGCAACTGGCGCATCGCATTGCCGACGCGCTGAGCACGCACTGA
- the dut gene encoding dUTP diphosphatase → MTVSIQIQWLDGADPSIKLPSYETEHAAGADVRANFPPELRDAGVALDPGVRALIPTGFAMEIPPGYEVQVRPRSGLALKHGISMVNTPGTIDADYRGPIGILLINHGEETFHVTHGERIGQMVVAPVVQGRFATTDSLSETRRGTGGFGSTGRT, encoded by the coding sequence ATGACCGTTTCCATTCAAATCCAATGGCTCGATGGAGCTGACCCGTCGATCAAACTGCCGTCCTATGAAACCGAACATGCGGCAGGCGCCGATGTGCGGGCCAATTTTCCGCCAGAGCTGCGCGACGCGGGCGTCGCGCTTGACCCCGGCGTGCGAGCATTGATCCCCACGGGTTTTGCCATGGAGATCCCACCCGGCTATGAGGTGCAGGTGCGCCCGCGCTCTGGTCTGGCACTCAAGCACGGGATCTCTATGGTCAACACACCCGGCACGATTGATGCCGACTACCGTGGGCCGATTGGGATCTTGTTGATCAATCACGGTGAAGAAACGTTCCATGTCACCCATGGCGAACGCATTGGGCAGATGGTTGTTGCGCCTGTGGTGCAAGGGCGCTTTGCTACGACCGACAGCCTGAGCGAAACCCGGCGCGGCACAGGCGGTTTTGGGTCGACTGGTCGCACATGA
- the moeB gene encoding molybdopterin-synthase adenylyltransferase MoeB, which translates to MIAVLVIAAVLWGIAAWVGAPRWTRWAMIGALYLAVLCALVVLPPAHPLRASMDGSAGEWLILGCLALFGVAYRFGLRALRKRASRQVLSDQLPVPHASVDSPFGPAELDRYMRHILLREIGGPGQRKLKEAKVLVIGAGGLGAPVLQYLAASGVGTIGVIDDDVVEASNLQRQVIHDDEALGQPKVFSAAAAMRAQNPFITVKPYHRRFDDSSADLVAEYDLVIDGSDNLDTRYLVNAVCVAQHKTLIAAAITQWEGQISTYKPHERGPCYQCVFPERPAEGMVPSCAEAGVVAPLPGILGTMLAMEALKEITGAGEGLSGRLMLYDGLYADSRTIRVQRRASCSVCGTQNTA; encoded by the coding sequence ATGATCGCGGTTCTGGTCATCGCCGCCGTGCTCTGGGGCATTGCTGCGTGGGTGGGGGCTCCGCGATGGACGCGCTGGGCGATGATTGGAGCTCTTTATTTGGCGGTGTTGTGTGCGCTTGTCGTACTGCCGCCAGCTCATCCCTTGCGCGCCTCTATGGATGGAAGTGCTGGCGAATGGCTGATTTTGGGCTGCCTTGCGTTGTTCGGGGTGGCTTATCGATTCGGCCTGCGGGCGCTGCGCAAACGTGCGAGCAGACAGGTCCTGTCCGACCAGCTCCCCGTTCCACATGCGTCGGTTGACAGCCCCTTTGGTCCGGCTGAACTGGATCGCTACATGCGCCACATTTTGCTGCGCGAAATCGGCGGGCCGGGGCAGCGCAAGCTGAAAGAGGCAAAGGTGCTGGTGATCGGGGCCGGTGGTCTGGGCGCGCCGGTGCTGCAATATTTAGCGGCCTCCGGCGTGGGAACGATCGGGGTAATCGACGACGATGTGGTCGAGGCCTCAAATCTGCAGCGGCAGGTGATTCATGACGATGAGGCTTTGGGCCAGCCCAAGGTATTTTCGGCGGCTGCCGCCATGCGCGCGCAGAATCCCTTTATCACCGTTAAGCCTTATCACCGGCGATTTGACGACAGTTCTGCAGATCTGGTGGCCGAATATGACCTGGTGATAGACGGCTCGGACAATTTAGACACGCGCTATCTGGTGAATGCTGTTTGTGTGGCCCAGCACAAGACCTTGATTGCGGCCGCGATCACCCAATGGGAGGGTCAAATTAGCACATATAAACCGCATGAGCGCGGGCCTTGTTATCAATGTGTGTTCCCCGAACGTCCTGCCGAGGGCATGGTGCCGAGCTGTGCAGAAGCGGGGGTTGTGGCCCCTTTGCCCGGCATTCTGGGCACCATGCTTGCCATGGAAGCGCTTAAGGAGATCACCGGGGCGGGCGAAGGGCTGAGCGGGCGATTGATGCTCTATGACGGGCTTTATGCCGACAGCCGCACGATCCGGGTGCAAAGGCGGGCTTCCTGCTCGGTCTGCGGCACACAAAACACCGCCTAG